The following is a genomic window from Pyxidicoccus trucidator.
CCAAGTCTGTGCACGGGGCCGCCCCCGCGTGGACCTTCCGCCTCCCCGGCCCCGGGAGGAGCAGGGAAGGGCCTCGTGATACCGTCCCGGTCCGATGGCTCCACGCGAAGCTCCCCCTTCTCCGCGCCCCGTCTCACGAGGGCGCCGCATCCTCGCCACCTCGCTCTGCCTCGTCCTCCTGGCTGGACTGGGAGGCTGCCGCAAGTCGGACGCCGAGCGGGCCGCCGAGGAGCGGGCGGAGATCGACAAGAAGCTCCGGGACTCGTACGCGCTGGTGCCATACCGCGCGCTGAAGCTGACCTTGCGCGCCGAGGGCGAGCCGAACGCGCCCGAGGAGATTGCCACGCTCTGGAAGGTCCTCGCCGAGACGCGGGCGCTGCCCGAGAAGGCCGTCACGGACGAGGAGACGCGCCGCATGGCAAGGGCGTATCTGGATTTGGGCGTTGCCTTCTACAAGGCGAAGAAGACGCTGGAGAAGCGCGACGAGGACGAGTTCCCCCTGCTGTGGAACCGCTGGCTGCCAGAAGCGGCGCCACCCTTCCCGGGGTACGACGCGGGGCAGGAGCACGCCGTCCTCGCCGCCGTGTGGGTGGTCCTCGACAACGCCGACCGGGGCAACCGCGTCCCCGCGTCGGACCTGGTGTTCTACGAGCTGTCGCGCGCGAGGGCCCAGCCCTCGTGGCCGCCGAGCCTGCGCGTGGCCGTGCAGGCCAACCGCGGCCTGGCCTTCTGCGGGGCCGGCTACCACTACGCGGCCGAGGAGGAGCTGAACGCCTTCCTCGCCGACGCGGAGGCTCTGCCCGTGGACGCCTTCCCCGCGTATCAGGGCACCACGCCCGAGCAGTCCCGCGAGACGCTGCTCGCCGCCGGCTACTTCCTGCGCGCGTGGAACCGCATGGGGCTCAAGCGCGAGCGCGCCGCCGAGGACGACATCGAGCGCGGCCTGCGCTCGCTGGAGAAGCTGGGCATCGAGAACGAGCTGACGTGGTGGGGCTGGGCCTTCATCCACTTCCGCCGCGAGCGTTACGAGGAGTCCGCGAAGTACCTCGACAAGCTCGCGGCCAGCCCGTTCCTCGGGGAGACCGAGCGCCAGGAGGTCCGCGCCAGCGCGGAGGAGATGCGCAAGCACGGCGACAAGCTCCCCGTCTTCCTGCAGGCGCGCGCGGCCGTCATCCTGGCCCAGGCGCTCATCGCCCGCGCCGGTGGGCCGGAGAAGATCCTCGTCACCGTGCTGGGCCCGGAGCGGGCGAAGCAGGTCTACGCGCCCATCGTCTGGATGGACCGGGTGCGCCAGGGCGTCGGCGCCGTCTCGCTGGACAAGGTCGCGAGCGGGGCCGGGGACACGCTGGACGTCGCGAAGGAGGCGGGAGGAAAGGGGCTCGACGCGGCGAAGGAGGCGGGCAGCAAGGGGCTGGAGGCGCTGAAGAAGAAGCTGGGCAGCGGCTCGGCGGAGCCCGCTCCCCGCTGACGGGCCACCGGCGGCCACGCCCGGACTGGCGTGGCCGCGGCGGTGACGTGCTTCGCGCCCTTCATGTAGGGGATGCTGGACTGGTGGTGCGTCGGTGCACCGTGCTATCCGACCGCCCCCGCCAGGAGCCCGACGACATGCCCGCGACGAAGAAGGCCCCCGAGAAGAAGGCCGTGGTGAAGAAGGCGCCCGCGAAGGAGCTTCCCATCGTCCCGTTTGAGAGCCAGCGCGCGTGGGAGACGTGGCTCGCCGCCAACCATGCGTCGTCTCGCGGCGTGTGGCTGAAGCTCGCGAAGAAGTCCACGGGCGTCGCGTCGGTCACCTACCCGGAGGCGCTGGACGTGGCGCTCGCGTGGGGGTGGATCGACGGGCAGAAGGGGAGCTTCGACGACGCGTGGTGGCTCCAGAAGTTCACGCCGCGCGGGGCGAAGAGCGTCTGGTCCAAGGTGAACCGCGAGAAGGTGCAGGCCCTCGTCGACGCGGGGAAGATGCAGCCCTCCGGGCTCGCGGTGGTGGAGAGCGCGAAGCAGGACGGGCGCTGGGAGGCGGCCTACGACTCACAGAGCAAGGCCACCGTGCCCGAGGACCTGGCCACGGCCCTCGCCGCCAACGCCCGTGCCTCGGCGTACTTCGCCACGCTCAACGCCGCCAACCGCTACGCCATCCTGTGGCGTGTCCACACGGCGAAGAAGGCGGAGACCCGGGCCCGGCGCATCGCGGACTTCGTGGAGATGCTCGCCCGGAACGAGAAGCTGCACCCCTGAGGCGCGCCGGAGCAGCCCCTCACGCCGTCGTCTTGCGGAACCGGCGCGAGGCCACCGTCATCATCACCGTGCCGAAGACGGCCAGCAGCAGGACCTGGAGCCACAGGTCCGCCAGGCCCGCGCTCTTGAGCAGCGTGCCGCGCAGCACCTCCACGTAGTAGCGGACCGGGTTGAAGTACGTGATCCACGCCAGCCAGTCCGGCATGGCGCGGATGGGCGTCATGACTCCCGACAGCAGCACCGCCGGGAGCATGAAGAGGAAGCCTCCGACGAAGGCCTGCTGCTGCGTGCGGCTCAGCGTGGCGATGACGAGCCCCACGCCCAGCGTGGACAGCAGGTAGAGCAGGGTGGCCAGCGCCACCAGCCCCAGGTTGCCCCGCAGCGGCACGCCGAACACCCAGGCCCCCACGCTCAGCGCGAGCCCCACGTCCACCAGGCCAATCAGGACGAACGGCGTCACCTTGCCCGCCATCAGCACTCCGGGCCGCAGGGGCGTCACCTGGAGCTGCTCCAGCGTGCCGCTCTCACGCTCGCGCGCCAGCCCCATGGCCATGATGATGGTGGTCACCACGAGCAGCAGCATCGCCGCGATGCCCGGCACCACGTACACCGCCGTGGCCAGCTCCGGGTTGTAGAGGACGCGCGGCACCAGCTCCACCGCCTGACGGGGTGGCGTCTCTCCTCGTGCCAGGGCCTCCGCCCGCATCTTCCCGACTGCCTGCTGCACCGCGTGCCGCGCTACCGCGTCCGCCGCCACCCCCGAGCGCACCGGGTCCGAGCCGTCCACCAGCGCCTGCACCTCGGCCCCCGTGCCGCGCAGCACGTCCTCCTGGAAGTCGGGAGGGAACACCAGCGCCACGGACGCCTCGCCACGCTCCACGAGCGCCTGCGCGGCGCGCTCGTCCCGGACCTCTGCCTTCAAGTCCAGCGTGTCCCCGGCCAGCAGCGTGCGCGCGTACTCCCGGCTGCTCGAAGACCCGTCCCGGTCCACCACCGCCGTGGGCACGTGGCGCACGTCGAAGTTCACCGCGAAGCCCAGGACGAAGAGCTGGACGAGGGGCGCCAGCGTCAGCAGCGCCATGACGCGCTTGTCGCGCGCCGTCTGCCGCACCTCCTTCACCACCACGGCGCGGTACTGCACGAACAGTGGATGCATGGCTCCAGCCCTCCCTTCAGTCCAGCCGCCGGTGGAAGCGGCGCGTGGCCACCGTCAGCATGAAGGCCGCGAACAGCGCCAGCGCCACCAGTTGCGGCCACAGCACGTCCAGGCCATTGCCCCGCAGCAGCACTCCACGCAGCGTGCTCACGAAGTAGCGCGCCGGAATCAGCATGCTGATGAACCGCAGCGGCGGGGGCAGGTTTTCAATGGGGAAGATGAAGCCCGACAGCAGCATGGACGGCAGCACGGACGTCATCGTCGCCACCTGCGTGGCCACCACCTGGTTGCGCGTCACCACGGAGATGAGCAGCCCCTGGCCCAGCATGCCCACCAGGAACAGCAGCGCTCCCAGCCCCAGCGCCACCACGCTGCCGCGCACCGGCACGTCGAACACCCACGTGCCCACGGTGATGACGAGCAGCACCTGGAGGATGCCGATGCCGAGGTACGGCAGCAGCTTGCCCACCACAATCTCCAGCCGCCCCACGGGCGTGGCGAAGAGCTGCTCCATGGAGCCGCGCTCCCACTCGCGGGCCACGGTGAGCGCGGTGATGAGCACCGCGACAATCGCCAGCAGGTACGCCGCCAGCCCCGGCACCAGGAACAGCGCGGAGCGCCCGTTCGGGTTGAACAGCGTCCGTATCCGCACCTCCAGCGGAGGCGCCCTCGGAGCCGAGCCCGTGAGCTTCCGGCCCGCCATTTCCACCAGCGCCTGGGCCTTGGCCAGCGCCTGCGTGGCGGTGTTCGCGTCCGAGCCATCCATCAGCAGCTGCACCTGGGCCCCGCCGCGCGCCACGTCCTCCGCGAAGCCCTTCGGCACCACCAGCACCGCCACCGCGCTCCCGCGCCGCAGCTCGCGCAGCGCGCCTTCGGGCGAGGTGCCCTCTGACTGGAGGACGAACTCCTCGGACGCCGTTACGAGGCGCACCAGCTCGCGGGACTGCTCGGTCCGGTCCTGGTCCACCACCGCCAGCCCCAGGTGGTCCACGTCGAAGCTGATGCCGAAGCCGAAGAGCACCAGCAACAGCACCG
Proteins encoded in this region:
- a CDS encoding ABC transporter permease → MHPLFVQYRAVVVKEVRQTARDKRVMALLTLAPLVQLFVLGFAVNFDVRHVPTAVVDRDGSSSSREYARTLLAGDTLDLKAEVRDERAAQALVERGEASVALVFPPDFQEDVLRGTGAEVQALVDGSDPVRSGVAADAVARHAVQQAVGKMRAEALARGETPPRQAVELVPRVLYNPELATAVYVVPGIAAMLLLVVTTIIMAMGLARERESGTLEQLQVTPLRPGVLMAGKVTPFVLIGLVDVGLALSVGAWVFGVPLRGNLGLVALATLLYLLSTLGVGLVIATLSRTQQQAFVGGFLFMLPAVLLSGVMTPIRAMPDWLAWITYFNPVRYYVEVLRGTLLKSAGLADLWLQVLLLAVFGTVMMTVASRRFRKTTA
- a CDS encoding YdeI/OmpD-associated family protein, which translates into the protein MPATKKAPEKKAVVKKAPAKELPIVPFESQRAWETWLAANHASSRGVWLKLAKKSTGVASVTYPEALDVALAWGWIDGQKGSFDDAWWLQKFTPRGAKSVWSKVNREKVQALVDAGKMQPSGLAVVESAKQDGRWEAAYDSQSKATVPEDLATALAANARASAYFATLNAANRYAILWRVHTAKKAETRARRIADFVEMLARNEKLHP
- a CDS encoding ABC transporter permease, producing MASSHLRRTVGRILAMAGKEVLHIRRDIRTLYLALAMPVLLLVLFGFGISFDVDHLGLAVVDQDRTEQSRELVRLVTASEEFVLQSEGTSPEGALRELRRGSAVAVLVVPKGFAEDVARGGAQVQLLMDGSDANTATQALAKAQALVEMAGRKLTGSAPRAPPLEVRIRTLFNPNGRSALFLVPGLAAYLLAIVAVLITALTVAREWERGSMEQLFATPVGRLEIVVGKLLPYLGIGILQVLLVITVGTWVFDVPVRGSVVALGLGALLFLVGMLGQGLLISVVTRNQVVATQVATMTSVLPSMLLSGFIFPIENLPPPLRFISMLIPARYFVSTLRGVLLRGNGLDVLWPQLVALALFAAFMLTVATRRFHRRLD